The genomic interval TTTAAAAACTTTTAAATCGAAGCAAATTAGGATCAAGACAAAAAGTTGTGGGGAAATATTTAAATAAGGATATTTGTATTTTAAAATCTTTTCCCAATGCAAGATTCTTTTAATGAGATCCTAAAATTATTACTACCTGAGATAATAATAAACTATTTTGAACTTACTTCTTATAAAAAGGAAAATGAAGCACTCCATCTTTATCTAAAAGAGATTAATTCACTACCAAAAGAATATCGTCAAAACAAATTAAGTTCAAAAGGATTCTTCGATGAAATAACAGTCCAGGATTTCCCTATCCGCGGTCATAAAGTATATCTTCATATCACTCGTAGAAGATGGCTTAATGAAGACACTGGTAAAGTTGTTTTTAGAGATTGGAATTTAGTAGCAGACGGAACTCGTGTAACACAGGAGTTTGCGTCTTTTTTAAAAGAGATCAATAGATTCTAGTCCAAATGATTGTAATACTATTGCTTCTTTCTATGGAGTTTCTGGTAGAAACCTCCA from Flavobacterium ovatum carries:
- a CDS encoding transposase translates to MQDSFNEILKLLLPEIIINYFELTSYKKENEALHLYLKEINSLPKEYRQNKLSSKGFFDEITVQDFPIRGHKVYLHITRRRWLNEDTGKVVFRDWNLVADGTRVTQEFASFLKEINRF